A genome region from Bradyrhizobium sp. WSM1417 includes the following:
- a CDS encoding tartrate dehydrogenase, with protein MRTHSIAAIPADGIGPEVISAGVHVLEALAKRSGDLAFNIKTFDWGSDYYKKHGVMMPADGLAELKKFDAIYFGAVGAPDVPDHITLWGLRLPICQGFDQYANVRPTKILPGVASPLLNVGVGDLDWVIVRENSEGEYAGMGGRAHRGLPEEVGTEVAVFTRVGVTRIMRYAFELARSRPRKFLTVVTKSNAQRHGMVMWDEIAAEVAAEFPDVTWDKMLVDAMTVRMTLHPKSLDTIVATNLHADILSDLAGALAGSLGVAPTANIDPQRRFPSMFEPIHGSAFDITGKGIANPVATFWTGAQMLEHLGEKDAAARLMAAVEKVCAAGVLTPDVGGTATTKDVTDAVIEAIQGSNV; from the coding sequence ATGCGTACCCATTCGATTGCAGCGATCCCCGCCGACGGCATCGGCCCCGAGGTCATCTCCGCCGGTGTCCACGTGCTTGAGGCGCTGGCCAAACGCAGCGGCGACCTCGCCTTCAACATCAAGACGTTCGACTGGGGCTCGGACTATTACAAGAAGCACGGCGTGATGATGCCGGCCGACGGCCTTGCGGAGTTGAAGAAGTTCGACGCGATCTATTTCGGCGCGGTCGGTGCGCCCGACGTGCCCGATCACATCACGCTGTGGGGGCTGCGGCTGCCGATCTGCCAGGGCTTTGACCAATACGCCAATGTGCGGCCGACCAAGATTTTGCCGGGCGTCGCCTCGCCGCTGCTCAATGTCGGCGTCGGCGACCTCGACTGGGTGATCGTGCGCGAGAATTCGGAGGGCGAGTATGCCGGCATGGGTGGCCGGGCCCACAGGGGCCTCCCGGAAGAGGTCGGCACCGAGGTCGCGGTGTTCACCCGCGTCGGTGTCACGCGGATCATGCGCTATGCCTTCGAACTCGCGCGGTCGCGCCCGCGCAAGTTCCTGACCGTGGTGACCAAGTCGAACGCGCAGCGCCATGGCATGGTGATGTGGGACGAGATCGCTGCCGAGGTCGCGGCCGAATTCCCTGATGTGACCTGGGACAAGATGCTGGTCGACGCCATGACGGTGCGCATGACGCTGCATCCAAAGAGCCTCGACACCATCGTCGCGACCAACTTGCACGCCGACATCCTATCCGACCTCGCGGGCGCGCTGGCGGGAAGCCTCGGCGTGGCGCCGACCGCCAATATCGATCCGCAGCGCCGCTTCCCCTCGATGTTCGAGCCGATCCACGGCTCGGCGTTCGACATCACCGGCAAGGGCATCGCCAATCCGGTTGCGACATTCTGGACCGGCGCGCAGATGCTGGAGCATCTGGGCGAGAAGGACGCGGCGGCTCGGCTGATGGCGGCGGTGGAGAAGGTATGCGCCGCCGGCGTGCTGACACCTGATGTCGGTGGCACGGCGACGACGAAGGACGTGACGGATGCCGTGATCGAAGCGATCCAGGGATCGAACGTGTAA
- a CDS encoding Hsp20 family protein, translating to MRAYDFSPLWRSTVGFDRLFDLVETAQRAGEDNYPPYNIERIGEDRYQISLAIAGFSPNEVTVTAEQNAVTVEGNKPDRAEREYLYRGISARPFKRQFNLADYVQVHSASFENGLLKIELVREIPEAMKPRRIAINAAPSGNVHQLEGKAA from the coding sequence ATGCGCGCTTACGACTTCTCTCCCTTGTGGCGTTCGACCGTTGGCTTCGACCGCCTTTTCGACCTCGTCGAAACGGCACAGCGTGCCGGCGAGGACAACTATCCCCCCTACAACATCGAACGCATCGGCGAGGATCGCTACCAGATTTCGCTTGCGATTGCGGGCTTCTCACCCAACGAAGTCACGGTGACGGCCGAGCAGAACGCGGTGACCGTCGAGGGAAACAAGCCGGACCGAGCCGAACGCGAATATCTCTACCGGGGCATTTCCGCGCGGCCGTTCAAGCGGCAGTTTAACCTGGCCGATTATGTTCAGGTGCACAGCGCCTCGTTCGAGAACGGCCTGCTGAAGATCGAACTGGTCCGGGAAATCCCTGAAGCCATGAAGCCGCGGCGAATTGCCATCAATGCCGCGCCGTCCGGCAACGTGCATCAACTCGAAGGCAAAGCCGCCTGA
- a CDS encoding LysM peptidoglycan-binding domain-containing protein: MIDLRRLLALAAVTLLALSTGTAVASPAKTKPAAAAPAAPPPPPFEPLPPPKIYLFRGAMGPFFSTGMDRLEEKLTQAGFSANVYEFTICRWIGDRAISSYKETPAPIVLIGHSMGGLCSIVISEMAAKENVPISLVITIDPAHATGDVPLNVERFINIYLSDSVLGGGNVVAVPGYRGHYASYDLKENARVSHINIEKSDDIHRQIVDMVTQLPRIPPQTQVDAVPLRYLVPANTLVELWDSGVRLPVRRGDTMESIAVANRVPLWSLAQSNSLPENATLTPGQSIVVPRHLMPPEPTAAMATPSPARR; this comes from the coding sequence ATGATCGATTTGAGGCGACTCCTCGCGCTGGCAGCCGTTACGCTGCTGGCCTTGAGCACAGGGACGGCCGTTGCCTCACCTGCCAAGACGAAGCCCGCCGCGGCCGCACCCGCCGCGCCACCGCCCCCACCGTTTGAGCCATTGCCGCCGCCGAAAATCTACCTGTTCCGTGGCGCCATGGGGCCGTTCTTTTCCACCGGCATGGACCGGCTCGAAGAGAAGCTGACGCAGGCCGGCTTTTCCGCCAACGTCTATGAATTCACCATCTGCCGATGGATCGGCGATCGTGCCATCTCCAGCTACAAGGAAACGCCGGCGCCGATCGTGCTGATCGGGCATTCGATGGGCGGGCTTTGCTCGATCGTCATCTCAGAGATGGCGGCCAAGGAGAACGTCCCGATCAGCCTCGTCATTACCATCGATCCCGCGCATGCGACCGGCGACGTGCCGCTCAATGTCGAGCGCTTCATCAACATCTATCTCTCCGACAGCGTGCTCGGTGGCGGCAACGTGGTCGCGGTGCCGGGCTATCGCGGTCACTATGCGAGCTATGACCTGAAGGAGAACGCGCGAGTCAGCCACATCAACATCGAGAAGTCCGACGACATCCACCGTCAGATCGTCGACATGGTCACGCAGTTGCCGCGCATTCCGCCCCAGACGCAGGTCGATGCCGTGCCGCTGCGCTACCTCGTGCCGGCGAATACGCTTGTCGAATTGTGGGATAGTGGCGTGCGGCTACCGGTGCGCCGGGGCGACACCATGGAGAGCATCGCGGTAGCCAATCGCGTGCCGTTGTGGTCGCTGGCGCAGAGCAACTCGCTGCCGGAGAACGCCACGCTCACCCCCGGCCAGTCCATCGTCGTCCCGCGCCACCTGATGCCGCCGGAGCCGACAGCCGCCATGGCGACCCCATCGCCCGCACGGCGGTAA
- a CDS encoding ABATE domain-containing protein produces MDRPPAMFIADSLGLDFLNSVATPVDTPVDWIDDGDGLIDWLAQAKLVPADDLHALTARATPDELDKVADQARALREWFRGVVRKHAGRPLTTDALRELGPLNGLLERDEAFSRIEPGQDDGGALVLRMRRRWRSPEALLLPVGEAMAKFVCEEDFSNVKACEGHNCTMLFADHTRRRARRWCIMAVCGNRAKQAAHRSRLKSMQ; encoded by the coding sequence ATGGACCGCCCGCCCGCCATGTTCATCGCCGACTCGCTCGGCCTCGACTTCCTCAACTCGGTGGCGACGCCGGTCGATACGCCCGTGGACTGGATCGACGACGGCGATGGCCTGATCGACTGGCTGGCGCAGGCGAAGCTGGTGCCGGCGGATGATCTGCACGCGCTGACGGCACGCGCCACGCCGGACGAGCTGGACAAGGTCGCGGATCAGGCGCGCGCCTTGCGCGAATGGTTCAGGGGGGTCGTGCGCAAGCATGCGGGCCGGCCGCTCACGACAGATGCCTTGCGCGAGCTCGGTCCATTGAACGGCCTGCTGGAGCGCGACGAAGCCTTCAGCCGGATCGAGCCCGGGCAGGACGATGGCGGCGCTCTGGTATTGCGGATGAGGCGACGCTGGCGATCGCCGGAGGCGCTATTGCTGCCGGTTGGCGAAGCCATGGCGAAGTTCGTCTGCGAGGAGGACTTTTCGAACGTCAAGGCGTGCGAGGGGCACAACTGCACCATGCTGTTCGCCGACCACACGCGCAGGCGCGCGCGGCGATGGTGCATCATGGCGGTCTGCGGCAACCGCGCGAAACAGGCTGCCCACCGCAGCAGGCTCAAGAGCATGCAGTGA
- a CDS encoding alpha/beta fold hydrolase, with protein MASITYRSADVDAFKVAYREAGLVGAPKLLLLHGFPSAGHMFRDLIPLLADRFHIVAPDLPGFGQSDMPSRESFRYTFDNFARVIERFTEVIGFDRFAVYVFDYGAPTGFRLALRHPERITAIISQNGNAYEDGLSENWTPLKTYWQDPSPANRDALRALLTPEATRWQYTHGVSDPMTVSPDGQNLDNFYLARAGSDDVQLDLFGDYKSNVALYPAFQEYFRKHTPPFLAVWGKNDPFFIPPGAEAFKRDNPNAVVQFFDTGHFALETHATEIADSIRAFLT; from the coding sequence ATGGCCTCGATCACGTACCGCAGCGCCGATGTCGACGCATTCAAGGTGGCCTATCGCGAGGCCGGCCTTGTCGGTGCGCCAAAACTCCTGCTGCTGCACGGATTCCCCAGCGCAGGCCACATGTTTCGTGACCTCATCCCGCTGCTTGCGGACAGGTTTCATATCGTGGCGCCCGACCTTCCCGGCTTCGGCCAATCCGACATGCCTTCGCGCGAAAGCTTCCGTTACACGTTCGACAATTTCGCACGCGTGATCGAACGCTTCACCGAAGTGATCGGCTTCGACCGGTTCGCGGTCTACGTCTTCGACTACGGCGCGCCGACTGGTTTCCGGCTTGCGCTCAGGCACCCCGAGCGGATCACGGCGATCATCTCGCAGAACGGCAACGCCTATGAGGATGGCCTTAGCGAGAACTGGACTCCGCTCAAGACCTATTGGCAGGATCCCTCGCCGGCCAATCGCGACGCGCTACGCGCGCTCCTCACGCCGGAAGCGACGCGCTGGCAGTACACACATGGCGTTTCCGATCCGATGACCGTGTCACCGGACGGCCAGAATCTCGACAATTTCTACCTTGCGCGCGCAGGCTCGGACGACGTGCAGCTCGACCTGTTCGGCGACTACAAGAGCAACGTCGCGCTCTATCCGGCCTTCCAGGAGTATTTCCGCAAGCACACGCCGCCGTTTCTCGCGGTCTGGGGCAAGAACGACCCATTCTTTATTCCGCCCGGCGCCGAAGCGTTCAAGCGCGACAATCCGAACGCCGTGGTGCAGTTCTTTGACACCGGTCATTTCGCGTTGGAGACGCATGCGACGGAGATTGCAGACAGCATTCGCGCGTTCTTGACCTAG
- a CDS encoding MarR family winged helix-turn-helix transcriptional regulator encodes MKPAGKSGQQPEKSLNLQALQRTPGFMLRLAQLKFFEGFYEVFAALGVTPATYAIFVVIRDNPGVPPSSLASLLRLRLPNLIKILNELESSGFIKRNRSKADRRAVELVLTPKGAKLIHEATSLTEPYNKKMLVPLSEAEQRTLLELLNRILPL; translated from the coding sequence GTGAAACCCGCGGGGAAGTCCGGTCAGCAGCCGGAGAAATCGTTGAATTTGCAGGCGCTCCAGCGCACGCCGGGCTTCATGCTTCGGCTTGCACAGCTGAAATTCTTCGAGGGCTTCTACGAAGTGTTCGCCGCCTTGGGCGTGACCCCCGCGACCTATGCGATCTTCGTCGTCATTCGCGACAATCCCGGCGTTCCGCCGAGCAGCCTCGCAAGCCTGCTGCGGCTGCGCCTGCCCAATCTGATCAAGATCCTGAATGAGCTGGAGTCGTCGGGCTTCATCAAGCGCAACCGCTCCAAGGCGGATCGCCGCGCCGTCGAGCTCGTGCTCACCCCGAAGGGCGCCAAGCTCATCCACGAAGCGACGAGCCTGACCGAGCCGTACAACAAGAAGATGCTCGTGCCGCTCAGCGAAGCCGAGCAGCGCACCCTGCTTGAGCTATTGAATCGGATCCTGCCGCTCTAG
- a CDS encoding ABC transporter substrate-binding protein, which translates to MNSKFLHKLCISALMLAAAGPGFAHDVVKIGVLNDQSGPFASYQGVGSVVAAKMAVEDFGGKAGGKPVEIVAADHQNKTDIGIGIARRWYENDGVDAIFDIPNSSIALAVAGMSAEKNKVFVGSGAGTVLLTGEKCTPNTVHWTYDTYAYGRGVGKAIVQQGGKKWFFITADYAFGHDLEKQAAETVKASGGEVLGSVRHPLGTADYASFLLQAQASGANVVGFANAGDDTITSMKQAAEFGLTKDHKLVGLILGMNGLPALGLKFAQGAQIMNPFYWDLNDGTRAFAKSFAERIPSKAYPNDMQAGVYASVIHYLKAVDKVGGAKDGKAVVAAMKEMPTDDLLFGKGHIRKDGRKIHPLYLLQVKAPEESTSTWDLLKVVATIKGEDAFRPESEGQCALTKQ; encoded by the coding sequence ATGAACAGCAAATTCCTGCATAAATTGTGCATTTCGGCCTTGATGCTGGCTGCGGCAGGGCCGGGCTTCGCTCACGACGTGGTGAAGATCGGCGTCCTGAACGACCAGTCGGGGCCGTTCGCGAGCTACCAAGGCGTAGGCTCCGTCGTCGCCGCCAAGATGGCGGTGGAGGATTTTGGCGGAAAGGCCGGCGGCAAGCCGGTCGAGATCGTCGCGGCGGACCATCAGAACAAGACGGACATCGGGATCGGCATCGCGCGGCGCTGGTACGAGAACGACGGCGTGGATGCGATCTTCGACATTCCGAACTCGTCGATCGCGCTTGCCGTCGCCGGCATGAGCGCCGAGAAGAACAAGGTCTTCGTCGGATCGGGCGCCGGTACGGTGCTGCTGACCGGCGAAAAATGCACGCCGAACACCGTGCATTGGACCTACGACACTTATGCCTACGGGCGCGGCGTCGGCAAGGCGATCGTCCAGCAGGGCGGCAAGAAGTGGTTCTTCATCACCGCCGACTACGCCTTCGGTCACGATCTTGAAAAACAGGCGGCGGAGACCGTCAAAGCGTCCGGCGGCGAGGTGCTCGGCAGCGTCCGGCATCCGCTGGGAACGGCCGACTACGCCTCTTTCCTGCTCCAGGCGCAGGCGTCAGGCGCAAACGTCGTCGGCTTCGCCAACGCCGGTGACGACACCATCACGTCCATGAAGCAGGCCGCCGAGTTCGGTCTGACCAAGGACCACAAGCTGGTCGGGTTAATCCTCGGCATGAACGGCCTGCCCGCGCTCGGGCTGAAGTTTGCGCAAGGCGCGCAGATTATGAACCCGTTCTACTGGGATCTGAACGACGGCACGCGGGCTTTCGCCAAGAGCTTCGCCGAACGCATTCCGTCGAAGGCCTATCCGAACGACATGCAGGCTGGCGTCTACGCCTCGGTGATTCACTATCTCAAAGCGGTTGACAAGGTCGGCGGTGCCAAGGATGGCAAGGCAGTGGTGGCGGCGATGAAGGAGATGCCGACCGACGATCTGCTGTTCGGCAAGGGTCACATCCGCAAGGACGGCCGCAAGATCCATCCGCTCTATCTGCTTCAGGTCAAGGCGCCGGAAGAGTCGACATCGACCTGGGACCTGCTGAAGGTCGTCGCCACGATCAAGGGGGAGGACGCGTTCCGCCCCGAGAGCGAAGGCCAGTGTGCGCTGACCAAGCAATAG
- a CDS encoding cytochrome P450 has protein sequence MSGIASSPADPFAPDFLMDPYRAYEALRALGPAFALERYGVWAMAGYAEVEPALKDWKTFISGEGVGLHGMNPALPKPLTLQIDPPDHDKGRRVLGRTLSPGVARRLRETFQKEAEKKVSELIDKGTFDAVTDLAEAYPMKVFPDAIGIRPDGRDRLLAWSTFVFDSFGPENETLAASRQAGLAAQSWIMECCARDALQPDGLGMMIYQAADEGEISEHEATHLVRPFLTAGIDTTVNGIGNTLLALATHPDEYRKLHHKPELARNAFEEGLRYDSPVQTFFRTTSRDVEIGGGVIPAHRKVLLFMASANRDPARWDRPDRFDIERLATGHVGFGAGIHACVGQMIARLEGELIFGELARRVKTIELTAEPRRRLNNSLRGLERMPVRVTAA, from the coding sequence ATGAGCGGCATTGCATCCAGTCCGGCCGACCCGTTTGCGCCTGATTTCCTGATGGACCCCTATCGTGCCTATGAGGCCCTGCGCGCGCTCGGGCCAGCGTTCGCGTTGGAGCGCTACGGCGTTTGGGCCATGGCAGGCTATGCCGAAGTCGAGCCGGCCCTGAAGGACTGGAAGACGTTCATCAGCGGCGAGGGTGTCGGGCTCCACGGGATGAACCCGGCCCTGCCAAAGCCGCTGACGCTCCAGATCGATCCTCCCGACCACGACAAGGGCCGCCGCGTGCTCGGCCGCACCCTGTCCCCGGGTGTCGCGCGGCGACTGCGCGAGACGTTTCAGAAGGAAGCGGAGAAGAAGGTTTCGGAGCTGATCGACAAGGGCACGTTCGATGCCGTCACCGATCTCGCCGAGGCCTACCCGATGAAGGTGTTTCCGGACGCGATTGGCATCCGGCCGGATGGCCGCGACAGGCTGCTTGCCTGGAGCACGTTCGTGTTCGACAGCTTTGGCCCGGAGAACGAGACGCTGGCAGCGTCACGACAAGCCGGCCTCGCGGCGCAGAGCTGGATCATGGAATGTTGCGCGCGAGATGCGTTGCAACCGGACGGGCTTGGCATGATGATCTACCAGGCCGCTGACGAAGGCGAGATCAGCGAGCATGAAGCGACCCATCTGGTGCGCCCGTTCCTCACCGCCGGCATCGACACCACCGTCAACGGTATCGGCAATACGCTGCTCGCACTCGCCACTCACCCGGACGAATATCGCAAGCTGCACCACAAGCCGGAGCTGGCGCGCAATGCCTTTGAGGAAGGGCTGCGTTACGATTCACCGGTGCAGACGTTCTTCCGCACCACCTCGCGCGATGTCGAGATCGGCGGCGGCGTGATCCCCGCACACCGCAAGGTGCTGCTGTTTATGGCGTCCGCCAACCGAGATCCCGCGCGCTGGGACAGACCCGATCGCTTCGACATCGAACGGCTCGCGACCGGGCATGTCGGTTTTGGCGCCGGCATCCACGCCTGTGTCGGCCAGATGATCGCACGCCTGGAAGGCGAATTGATCTTCGGAGAGCTCGCAAGGCGTGTGAAGACCATCGAGCTCACGGCAGAGCCGAGGCGCAGGCTCAATAATTCCCTGCGTGGGTTGGAGCGCATGCCGGTGCGGGTGACGGCTGCCTAG